A portion of the Halobacillus ihumii genome contains these proteins:
- a CDS encoding DUF4910 domain-containing protein yields MGKNKCAAVVLSAVLLASSFAYSPTFGTSTVQAEATEYKHAFDQKVIKRFKAERSMHHIQFLSEQLGPRVAGTKEEEKAASYIKNLLTSYGFDIEVQEFSIPDRLMGTLEANGNKVRVNIPTGADSTDEAGLSGTLYDANLGYPEDFTSEVEGKIALISRGELTFANKIKNATEAGAAGVIIYNNQEGTAPLNMSLGDYQASVPVAGITKVSGEALLNDVLPSNTEVTLTIERFENSTSKNIIATRTPKHVEDPDILHVTAHYDSVQYAPGANDNASGTSVVLELARILKSYPIDKELRFVFFGAEEIGLVGSDYYVNKLSEEEVKRSIGNFNLDMVGTDWDQATSIYMNTLDGQSNIVSETAVAAAERLDTPSPLTLYQRGASDHVSFYEGGIDSVNFIRREPGTADLEPYYHTPQDVLKYISEERLQEIGELIGASVYQIVGNK; encoded by the coding sequence ATGGGGAAAAATAAGTGTGCAGCCGTTGTTTTATCCGCGGTGCTGCTAGCAAGCAGTTTTGCATATTCACCGACTTTTGGAACATCTACTGTACAGGCTGAGGCCACTGAGTACAAACATGCCTTTGATCAAAAGGTGATTAAAAGATTCAAGGCAGAACGCTCGATGCATCATATTCAGTTCTTAAGCGAACAGCTCGGCCCACGTGTAGCAGGTACGAAAGAGGAGGAAAAGGCGGCCTCTTACATTAAGAATCTATTAACCTCTTATGGCTTCGATATAGAGGTTCAGGAGTTTTCAATTCCTGACCGCCTGATGGGGACACTTGAAGCTAATGGAAATAAGGTTCGTGTCAATATTCCCACTGGAGCTGATTCAACTGATGAGGCAGGGTTATCAGGGACTCTGTATGATGCAAATTTAGGGTATCCAGAAGATTTCACATCTGAAGTGGAAGGTAAAATCGCTCTCATTTCACGCGGGGAGTTGACTTTTGCAAATAAAATTAAAAATGCAACGGAAGCTGGGGCTGCTGGGGTGATTATATATAATAACCAGGAAGGCACAGCTCCGCTAAACATGTCACTTGGAGATTATCAAGCATCTGTACCTGTTGCAGGTATTACAAAAGTAAGCGGCGAAGCCCTGCTAAATGACGTTTTACCATCCAATACAGAGGTTACTTTGACAATTGAACGGTTTGAAAACAGTACATCGAAAAATATTATCGCAACTCGTACACCGAAACATGTAGAAGATCCGGATATCCTTCATGTTACCGCCCATTATGACAGTGTTCAATATGCACCGGGGGCCAATGACAATGCATCTGGAACAAGCGTTGTTCTTGAGCTTGCTCGCATTTTAAAAAGTTACCCAATAGATAAAGAGCTGCGTTTTGTGTTTTTCGGTGCTGAGGAGATCGGTCTTGTAGGGTCAGATTATTATGTGAACAAACTGTCGGAGGAGGAAGTGAAGAGAAGTATTGGTAACTTTAACCTTGATATGGTAGGAACAGATTGGGATCAGGCCACATCTATCTACATGAACACGCTCGACGGGCAATCAAATATTGTTTCGGAAACAGCTGTTGCAGCTGCCGAACGACTAGATACTCCTTCACCTCTAACTTTGTATCAGCGTGGTGCTTCAGACCATGTATCCTTCTATGAAGGGGGAATCGATTCTGTAAACTTTATCCGGCGTGAACCAGGGACTGCAGATCTTGAACCATACTATCACACTCCTCAGGATGTACTGAAATATATTAGTGAAGAACGTCTGCAGGAAATTGGGGAATTGATTGGAGCCTCGGTTTACCAAATTGTAGGAAACAAATGA
- a CDS encoding YczE/YyaS/YitT family protein, whose translation MRFKLLFFALGLILFSYGISVAIQVQYLGIHPWDVLNIAFFEKFGLTIGMWNLLVGLSLVLVSLIVDRQYIRVGTLINAIAVGPMIDLFLFIDIFPVSSSGVMDVVVLLTGIILMGIGGGMYSAAGFGAGPRDGFMLSLSDKLGYSISKTRIAVESMVLIVGLLLGGPVFVFTFIYTFIQSPIFQFSFQKVTRVLKEASESGHANEKVKSV comes from the coding sequence ATGAGGTTTAAATTACTTTTCTTTGCACTGGGCCTTATTTTATTTAGTTACGGAATTTCGGTAGCGATTCAAGTGCAGTACCTCGGTATTCACCCTTGGGATGTGTTGAATATAGCGTTTTTTGAAAAGTTTGGCTTAACTATAGGCATGTGGAATCTACTAGTTGGTTTATCGCTAGTACTTGTATCATTAATAGTTGACCGACAATATATTAGGGTTGGAACATTAATTAATGCCATTGCAGTGGGGCCGATGATTGATCTGTTTCTTTTTATTGATATCTTCCCCGTTTCCTCTTCTGGTGTAATGGATGTGGTCGTTTTACTTACAGGGATCATATTAATGGGGATTGGCGGAGGAATGTATTCTGCTGCCGGATTTGGCGCGGGGCCGCGAGATGGATTTATGCTTTCGTTATCTGATAAACTCGGTTATTCCATTAGTAAAACGAGAATAGCAGTAGAGAGTATGGTATTAATTGTGGGACTTTTATTAGGGGGCCCTGTTTTCGTTTTTACGTTTATCTATACATTCATTCAAAGCCCGATTTTCCAGTTCTCCTTTCAAAAGGTAACCAGGGTTTTGAAGGAGGCTTCAGAGTCTGGTCATGCAAACGAAAAGGTTAAATCGGTTTAA
- a CDS encoding aldehyde dehydrogenase family protein, which yields MTISVTVTKEKEVYSVTGNEVLGSHPLLSQKEVDHAIHKADQAQNNWAETEVYKRADILHDWADRLAGRKEQIGEMISKEVGKNRSSAVKEVVRTADLIRYTAEEGCRIHGDMLRGDSFRGGSSKKMAIVEREPLGIVLAISPFNYPVNLAASKIAPALMAGNGVIFKPASQGTLSGRLMIEALLETEIHHDLVQCITGKGSEIGDFLVTHPQVSMITFTGSTATGQSISKKAKMIPVVLELGGKDPAIVLDDADLDLAADQIVSGAFSYSGQRCTAIKRVLVDEKAADKLTEKIKQKVEGLTVGNPEDDAAVTPLIDNNAADFVQDLIDDALQNGAELVTGNKRADNLIYPTLLDHVHPHMKVALEEPFGPVLPIIRVQDEVDLVSIANESDYGLQASVFTADVQKAMDIGAKLNVGSIQYNAKTERGPDHFPFIGAKNSGLGSQGIRRSIESMTRDKLFVLNM from the coding sequence ATGACTATTAGTGTTACAGTCACAAAGGAAAAGGAAGTTTATTCAGTAACTGGAAATGAAGTACTAGGCTCACATCCATTGTTGTCCCAAAAGGAAGTAGATCACGCGATTCACAAAGCAGATCAGGCTCAAAACAACTGGGCGGAAACGGAAGTTTATAAACGAGCAGATATTCTGCATGATTGGGCAGACCGTTTAGCCGGTAGAAAGGAACAAATCGGTGAAATGATCTCTAAAGAAGTAGGAAAAAACCGTTCTTCCGCAGTAAAAGAGGTTGTCCGAACAGCAGATCTAATCCGCTACACAGCTGAAGAAGGCTGTAGAATCCACGGGGACATGCTGCGAGGGGATTCCTTCCGTGGCGGAAGCTCTAAAAAAATGGCTATAGTTGAACGCGAACCGCTTGGTATCGTTTTGGCAATTTCTCCATTTAACTACCCTGTAAACTTAGCAGCCTCAAAAATTGCCCCAGCTTTGATGGCCGGAAATGGCGTCATCTTCAAGCCTGCTTCACAAGGTACTTTAAGTGGCCGACTAATGATTGAAGCTCTACTTGAAACAGAAATACACCATGACCTCGTCCAATGTATCACAGGAAAAGGTTCTGAGATTGGCGATTTCCTTGTTACTCACCCACAGGTCAGTATGATTACGTTCACTGGAAGTACTGCTACAGGCCAATCCATTTCTAAAAAAGCAAAAATGATTCCTGTGGTTCTCGAATTAGGAGGTAAAGACCCAGCCATTGTTCTCGATGATGCCGATCTTGACCTGGCTGCAGATCAAATTGTCAGCGGGGCCTTTTCCTACTCGGGACAGCGATGTACTGCTATCAAGCGAGTACTAGTCGATGAGAAAGCTGCCGATAAACTGACAGAAAAAATCAAACAGAAAGTTGAAGGATTAACAGTTGGAAATCCGGAAGACGACGCTGCCGTTACACCATTAATCGATAATAATGCGGCTGATTTTGTACAAGACTTAATCGATGATGCCTTACAAAATGGAGCAGAACTTGTGACAGGCAATAAACGAGCAGACAATTTAATTTATCCTACATTGCTCGATCACGTACACCCACATATGAAGGTTGCTTTGGAAGAGCCTTTTGGTCCTGTACTCCCAATCATTCGTGTACAGGATGAGGTTGATCTTGTTTCTATCGCTAATGAATCAGATTATGGTCTTCAAGCCAGTGTTTTTACAGCAGATGTTCAAAAGGCCATGGACATCGGGGCAAAACTTAACGTTGGTTCCATCCAATATAATGCAAAAACGGAACGGGGGCCCGATCATTTCCCCTTCATCGGTGCGAAAAACTCCGGCCTCGGCTCACAAGGCATCCGCCGCAGCATCGAATCCATGACACGAGACAAACTATTCGTACTAAATATGTAA